Within Runella rosea, the genomic segment GCATTTTTCTGCTCCAATATTATTTCTAATTTTCAATCGGCCAGAAGCCACCCAAAGAGTCTTTGAGGTTATTAAGAACCAAAAACCTTCCTGTTTTTTTATTGCTGCCGATGGCCCAAGAAAGGATAAGGAAGGAGAGGTCGAAAAATGCCAGATAACCCGAGAATTAGTACTTGAAGGAATTGACTGGGATTGCGATGTGAAAACTTACTTTAGAGATTCGAATGTAGGATGTGGCCGAAATGTATCAGAAGCCATTACTTGGTTTTTTGAACACGTACCCGAAGGGATTATTTTGGAGGATGATTGCTTGCCTAATGCTTCCTTTTTCCCCTTTTGTGCTGAATTACTTGAAAAGTATCGTGACAATAATGCTATATCAGCCATTTCGGGAAATAATTTTCAATTACAACAACCTATGGGCATTGAGAATGATTATTATTTCTCACTTTTTCCCTCAAGTTGGGGATGGGCTACTTGGGCAAGAAGTTGGAAAGACTACGAGTTATATATCAATAAGTGGGAGAAATTGGATAAGAAAGCTTTTCTTCAGAATTTGTTTGAAGAAAAGGAATACCAACTTTGGTGGAGAAATCAGTACGACTATTTTTTTAAAGAGAGACCCATTGATACATGGGATTTTCAATTCCATTTTCAAAGTATGATGAGAAGGCAATTGGCGGTGATTCCAAAAGTTAACTTAATCTCAAATATCGGACATGGGCCCGATGGGACTCATTTTAATAATCCCGACAGCTATTTTGCCAATATGCCTACTTATGAGTTAGACTTCCCTTTGACGCACCCCGAACAAATTGAAAGAAACTATGAAGCGGATGTGTTTATTCAAGATATGCTTTTTGGCAGGGCAGAAGTGGTTAGTAATTTTAAGAAAATCAAGCGATTAATCAAACGCCTCATTAAGTATTCGCCTCAATGACGCAGCTTTCGGTCATTACCATCAACTTGAATAACAGTGAAGGGCTACTAAAAACCATTGAAAGTGTTGTTAGCCAGACCTTTTCATCCTTTGAGTTTATTATCATAGATGGTGGGTCAACGGATAGCAGCCCCAGAGTGATTGAGGAATATTCAAAACACCTCACTTATTGGGTTTCTGAGCCTGATCAGGGTATATACCACGCCATGAACAAAGGCATCAAGGTCGCCAAGGGGAACTATTGCTTATTCCTAAACTCGGGTGATTGGTTGGTTAATCATACCGTGTTAGCCGATGTCTTTTCTGAAAATCCTACGGCTGATATTATCGCGGGTGATGTGTATTATTATGATAATCAACGAAATAGCATACAGTGGCACGTTGAATCGCCCGATGTATTGAGTGCCAAAATACTTTTTCAGGGCAGTTTGCCTCATCAGTCTACGTTTATTCGACGAGCTTTGTTTGAAAGCATAGGCTATTACAACGAGACCCTGCGTATCGCGTCTGATTGGCTCTTTTTTGTGGAGGCTTTGCTGGAAAAAAGTTGTAATTATACGCATTACCAAGGCGTAGTGTCCTATTTTAACATGGATGGGATAAGTTGCAACCCTGCGACGAATGGTTTGCCTAAACAAGAGCAGCTGATGGTTCTAAAGCAGAAGTATCCTTTATTTTTGGCTGATTATGACCGTTTGGCGCAGTTGGAAGAGCAGACAAATCAGTGGTCGGGAGGCCGTGAATATCTTGTTTTTACCTATTTTCAAAAGATAGGATTGATTCAGATAGGAGTATTTTGTTTGAGATTGTTCCGTTTTTTGAAACGTAAAATGGCCTTTAGCCGCTAATGATGAAAACATTTCTAAAAAAAATAGCCCAAAAATACGGGTATGATATTTTACACTTACCCACCGACCCGTTGGTAAGGCAGCGGCTAGATTTACTGAAACAGTACGATATAAACCTGATTTTTGATATTGGTGCCAATGTAGGTCAGTATGCCCAGAAGATGAGGGAAATGGGGTATCAGGGAGAAATCGTTTCCTTTGAACCTTTGCCTCGGGAGTTTGAGCAACTCAAAAAAAAAGCGGAAGGAGACTTTAGATGGAAAGCAGCGGAATTTGCGCTTGGTAATTTCAACGGGACGGCCGAAATCAATCTTGCTAAAAACTCATATAGCAGCTCAATTCTGGACATTCTGCCCGTGCACGTTGAAAGCGCCCCTGACTCTATTTATGTAGGGACACAAACGGTAACGGTTCGTCGGTTAGATGATGTGATTGAACAATATTATCTCCCAGGCCAAAATATCTTTGTTAAAATAGATACGCAAGGATTTGAAAGGCAAGTATTTGAGGGGAGTGTGGCTTCGCTCTCCAAAATTAACGGCTTCCAGATGGAATTGTCAATCGTGCCGCTGTACGAAGGCGAAACCCTGATGCAGGAGATGGTAGACTTACTGAGAAGTCATGGTTTTAAACTTAAACTCATAGAAGGTGGACACCGAAACTACGAGACGGGCGAGCTGCTTCAGGTAGAGTGTTTTTTCTTTTATGCTAAATAAGTTGAATATGGGTTCAATATTTAAGTGGTTGAAACAGATTAATATTCTTATGAATTTAATCAATGCTTTTAGATATAATTTAAAAAAAGAAATAAGTATAACCCAAGAAGAGCTATTGCTTACTAAGCAAAAATTAAAAATAACGCAACAGGAATTGTTATATTTTAAGATTTTGAACTATTATGAAACTAATTCCAACGATAAATATAAAAATGAATTGATTTTTTTGAAAGATATAGGTTGTATTTCTTTGTTTCCATATAGACAAATAAGAAAACTAGAAGATGTGATTGTAGGCTTTGATGATAATAAAAGAATGCCCTTTGTGATTCATAATGGGGATAGATTATATTTTCCAGAAAGTTGGAGTTTAAGTCAGGTAAAAGAAAACTATATTAGTCTAATAGAAGAACAAAGTATCTTAGGTGGAAATTTTCTTGAAAAATCTCCCCATCAATATCAAACTGAAAGCTTTTGTGTAAATAAAGGTGATATTGTTCTAGACATAGGTGCTGCGGAAGCATTATTTGCATTAGAGGTGATAAATTTAGCTGCAAAAGTATACATTTTTGAATCAGAAAAGATGTGGGCTAAACCGTTAGAAGCAACGTTTGAGCCATATAAAAATAAGGTAGTAATTATTAATAAGATGGTTTCAGGCGTAGATTCTGAAAATGAGATTACACTTGAAACAGCACTGGTAAACGAAAAAGCAAAGAGTTTATTTCTTAAATTAGATATAGAAGGAAGTGAAAGTTTGGTTTTAGAAGCAAACATGAATTTACTTAATAAGGATATAGACATTAAAGTGGCTTGCTGCACTTATCATAAAAATGAGGATGAGGAATATTTGAAGTTTTTTTTCGACCAAATTGGCTATAAGTCTGAATTTTCGGATGGGTTTATGATTTATGTACATGACGAGAATATAAGACCTCCTTACTTTAGAAAAGGGCTAATCAGGGCGCAAAATTAGCTTATGAGGATATTTAATTTTCAAAATAAATGAAAATAATTGATGTGTCGGTTGTGATGTGTACGTATAATGGAGCAAGCCATTTGAGAGAACAACTTGATTCAATTTTAACGCAGACTTATCCAATTAAAGAAGTTATTATTCAGGACGATAAATCAACGGATACTACATGGTATATTTTACAGGAGTATGCTAAAAAATATGCTTGCATTAGAGTATTTCAAAATGAAGTACAACTAGGTGTTAATCAGAACTTTATAAGCGCTTTCCATAAAGCACAGGGTGACTATATTGCAATTTCAGACCAAGATGATGTTTGGAAGCATGAAAAGATTGAAGTATATATTAATGAGCTTGAAAATGAACCATATTCTTTAGTCTACTCAAATTCTTTCATTACAGATAAGTACTTGAATGTAAAAAGTGTAATGGACTTCGGTAAACGCAATATCTATGACATGGTTTGGATGGGTACAATACCAGGACACTCAATTATGTTTAAGAGAGAAATTCTACTTCAGATAAAAAACCTAAATGAAATAGACTTTATCTACGATTGGTTGTTAAATATTACGTCTGTATCCGTTGGAAAAATAAAACAGGTAAAAGTTCCTTTAACTTATTGGAGGAGGCATGATCTGACGGTTACAAATTTAAATTATATCCCTCCTGTGACTGAGTATATGCCTCCAATAAGTGTGATTCTGTATGTGATGAAATTGATGATGGGGAAAAAAACTATTAAGAACTTTAAGTGGCAGTTTGAGAATGTATATCTTATTCTTAAGAATTTTAAAAGGTTGAAACGAATGCCATTACTTATTGATTTTTTATATTTTTATAAAAAAGAGAATATAATAGGAATGCTTATTTCTTCTATTATTTATATGATACTCAGAAATGATTTGCCCTTCAATGAAAGAATGAAATCAATATATACACCCATTTATAGGTATTATTACTATAAAACGGATGGCGATGGTTTAAGAGGGTAGTGAATGAGAGTGCTAATTAGTTGAATAGCTTTTTAAATGTCTCTAGTATCAATCATCACCATCAATCTCAACAACTGCAAAGGGCTAGAAAAAACCATCATGAGTGTAATTAGCCAGCGGTTTACCGATTATGAATTTATTGTGATTGATGGCGGGTCGAGTGACGGAAGCCTTGAATGCATAAGAGCGCACCAAAATTACATTCATTATTGGGTCTCTGAACCCGACAAGGGGATTTTCAACGCCATGAATAAGGGAATTGCCCAGGCCAAAGGGGACTATTGCCTGTTTTTAAACTCGGGAGATTGGCTGGTCGAAAATGTGTTGATGAACAGCTTTGGAGTTGATTTTGAGGAAGATATTATCTATGGAAATTCCTATCTGGCTCACGCTAACGGAGTCATTGAAGAATTAAAATATCCATCTCGGCTTTCTATGCGGTATTTTTTCAGTGCAACCATTGGCCACCAGTGTACCTTTATCAAAAGAGCACTTTTGAATGCTTACGGTGGGTATACCGAGAAATTTAAAATTCATGCTGATTACGAATTCTGGATTAAAGCGATTGTCATTGGCAATTGTACAGTGAAACATTGGCCTGTATTTGTATCTTATTATGACATGTCGGGAATTAGTTCTCGGCCCAATGAGTGGAGCCAAAAAGAGCATAAAACTATTTTGAATACGTATTTTTCAGCGAATATTTTGGCGGATTATGACTACTGGAAAAAACGGGAAAAGGAAATGGAGATTTTGATGTGGTATAAGCGCCAGCAGACGTTATACCCACTCCTTGTGCTGTTTTATAAGGTGCTAAAAAATATCAGGAAGTTGCTTAAAATGAGCTATTAAGCGATGTTTGAAGTTCCTATTTTATTGATTGTTTTCAACCGTCCTCAGGCGGCTCAAAAAGTCTTTAATGAGCTGAAGAAAATAAGGCCAAAATACTTGTTTGTGGCCGCCGACGGGCCAAGGTCCGACAAACCCGACGACGTTTTAAAGTGCGAGGCTACGCGAGAAATTTTCAAACAAATAGATTGGCGATGTGAATTGAAAACCTTATTTCGCGACAAAAACCGAGGCTGCGGACATGGGCCCGCCGAAGCAATTACTTGGTTTTTTGAGCAGGTAGAAGCAGGGATTATCTTGGAGGATGATTGTGTGCCTAGCGCGGGATTTTTCCCCTATTGTTCGACCTTGCTTAAACGCTATAAAGAGGATGAAACGATTTACATGATTTCGGGAACGAATGCCCTGAAATCGTGGCGACGGAGGAGAAGCTCCTATTTTTATTCGTTTATGGGGCATAGTTTAGGTTGGGCTACTTGGCGTCGTGCGTGGCAAAAATTTGACTATAGCATGGAAGCTTGGAAGACTCCAGAGGGGAAAAAAGCGATTCGAAAGGTCTTGAACAACCAGCAGTATTTTCGGCATTTTAAATTAGAATTTGACAAAATTTATCTGGAAGAACCCAATGACGTTTGGGATTTTCAATGGCTTTTTGCCCGTTGGGTCAATGCTGGTAAAACCATTGTTCCTTCGGTCAATCTTATTTCTAATATTGGGTTCAATGCGGATGCCACTCATTCATTCAATGAGAACGATTTATTGGCTAACCTTCCTTTGAAGTCAATTGTATTTCCATTGAAACACCCCAGCAATAAATTAGATACCTTTTTTGATTGGTACGTTTTTGAACGATTTATTAATACTAAAAAACGGAGTTTTGTTAAAAAACTGTTGCTCAAATCGGTCAAATTACTGCTAAAATACCGATTTATATAAACTGTGAGGATGACTCAGCGCAAACAAAGTATTTTAAATCTATCGGCAGTAGATTATGCAGGAGCGGGTAAATTTGCCGTTGATTTTAATGATCTACTGGTTAACTCTGAGTACAATTCGTACTTGGTCGTAAAAGATGTCAAAACGGAAAACCCAGCTGTACTGTGCTATCCAGATCATAAACTTACGGCCCCTTTTGCCAAACTTTTCAGGAAAATAGCAAAAGTAAAATGGAGCCGAGTAAGTTTTGATTACGATTATTATTTCTATAATTTATATGAACAGTATTCTGTCGTATCTGCAAAAAAAATCCTTGAATTAGTCCCTGTCAAACCTGATGTTATTTTTATTCATTGGGTGACTGATTTTCTGAATGCCAAAATTATTCATGAGTTATACAAACTGACAGGTGCGAAAATATATTGGCTAATGATAGACAATGCTCCCATCACGGGAGGGTGTCATTATCCTTGGACATGTAGGAGGTACCAGACTGATTGTGGCAATTGCCCCGCTATTACATCGCCTGAGGTTAAGTGGTTGGCGCAAAAGAATTTAGCGTTGAAATTAACGTATCTACCCGAAAGTATGGGCTTGTTGGTGTTCTCCGAAAGCGATCATAAGAGAGCGCGCCAATCTGCGGTCTTTAGACACAAATCTATTTATAAACTACTAGGTTTGGTAGATGAAAATAAGTTTGTCCTTGGTGACCAAGAAGCGGCTAAATCGCATTTTGGATTGGCTACTAATCATAAGGTAATTTTCTTCGGGGCGGCTTCATTGAAAGAAAGAAGAAAAGGAATGCACTTGCTTATAGAGGCCATTAAGATCCTAGAAGCCGAAAATGTTACCTATTTGATTGCAGGAAATGCTGCTTTACCATTTGAAAATCGCAGTATCAAAACCATTGGATATTTGGACGAAGGGCAACTAATAAAAGCCTACCAAGCCGCCGATATTTTTGTCTGCCCTTCTATTGAAGACTCTGGCCCAATGATGATTAACCAATCTATTATGTGCGGAACACCCGTCGTGGCGTTCAATACAGGAGTCGCGCAAGATTTGGTGCATACTGGCAATACTGGGTACCGGGCAGATTTGGGTGATTATAAAGACTTAGCAAAAGGCATAGCACAACTTCTCCAACTGGACAAAACGGCCCGTAGGGTGATGGGAGAGAATTGTCGAAATTTAGCAGTTTCACTTTACGGGAAGCAACCGTTCCATGCTCATATTGCCAAGCTAGTAAATGCGTGACATGATAAAATTAGACCAGCAATTAGGCCGTATTGAAGAACTGGAATGGGATAGCCTTTTCTTTGGCCGGAGGATTGGCAAGATTATATTAAACACAAATCAAGACTTAGAAGAACTTGACGAAACGCTTAATCGCGCTCAACTTCAAGACTACCAGTTGATTTATGTTTTTTCTTCACCAAGCATTGTTCTGCCTGCCTTGTTGCTTAGAAAGTTTGATAGCCAACTTGTTGATACAAAAGTTGTATATACGCAAAGACTCTCTGATGTATCATCCAGTGAAAGTTTCGACACTATTTACCCATTTAATTCAGCCGATGACCTTTCTGAATTATACAATTTGGCCTTTGAAAGCGGTCAATATTCAAGGTACAGAGTGGACCCATTTTTCACTGAACAAGATTTTCAAGGCCTTTACCGAGAGTGGATTGATAAATCAGTTCAGGGTATTATTGCTGATGAAGTCTTTCTGTATAAACTTGAGGGTAAGATTTTGGGCATGGTGACGCTAAAAATTGTTGGGAATAGGGGTGTGATTGGCCTGATGGCCGTAGGGGCTGCGTATAGAGGTCAGGCCATAGGGAAAAAACTGCTCAATTATATTAAGAAGTTTTTAGCAAGTAAAGAAATAAGGCAACTAGACGTAGCTACTCAATTGGAGAATCGAGCCGCTTGCCTGTTTTATGAAAAAAACGGCTTTAGTATTGCTAGCGGAACAGATATTTATCACGTTTGGTTATGAGTGCTATTGAAATACCCTTTAATAAGCCTTACCTCACTGGTAAAGAGACCGCCTATATTGTCGAGGCAGTTCAATCGGGAAAAATTTCGGGTAATGGGTTATTTACCCAAAAATGCCATCGTTTTTTTGAAGAAAAATACGGCTTCAAAAAAGTTTTATTGACCACATCTTGCACCGATGCCCTCGAAATGGCGGCCATACTGGCTAATATCCAGCCTGGTGATGAAGTCATTGTTCCTTCTTATACGTTTGTCTCGTCGGCCTTGGCATTTGTCAGACAGGGGGCAAAGATTATTTTCGCCGATAGCTATTCTGATAATCCCAATATTGATGCCACACAAATAGAATCTCTCATTACGCCCAAAACCAAAGCAATTGTCCCCGTACATTATGCAGGAGTTGCCTGTGACATGGACATCATTATGGAATTGGCAACTCGTTATAATTTGTTGGTAATTGAAGATGCTGCCCAAGCCATAGACGCCTATTATAAAGGCCAGCCTTTAGGGACTATTGGGCACTTAGCTGCTTTTTCATTTCACGAAACCAAGAATATCATTGCAGGGGAAGGAGGAATGTTGGCCATAAATGATGAGCGATTTTTGAAGCGTGCCGAAACGATTTGGGAAAAAGGTACCAACCGTGCGGAATTCTTTAGGGGTGAAATCAATAAATATGGATGGGTAGACATAGGCTCCTCATTTTTGCCTTCCGAGATAATTTCGGCGTTCCTCTACGCTCAGTTAGAAAATATGGAGGATATTCAGCAAAAAAGAACGTCTCTTTGGAATTATTACCATGAAAAATTGAGTCCTTTGGCTGCTCAAGGTTTTATTCAGCTTCCAGCAGTCCCTAATTATTCGACCAACAACGCGCATTTATTTTACTTGATTTGTCATTCTATCAACGACAGAGAATCCCTCATAAAGCAACTGAAAGAGAACGGAATTTTGGCAGTATTTCACTATTTAAGCTTGCACAGCAGCCCATTTTACACCGCACAACACGATGGTAGGTTGCTTAGTAATTCTGATTGTTTTAGTGATTGTTTGGTGCGACTTCCTTTATTCTATGAGCTGACTTTCGGTGATATAGACAAAATAACTACGCTCATTGAGCAAATATATCCTGAGTACAATCATGCCCAAGCTTTCCATTATTACCATTAATTACAACAACGTTGAGGGGCTGAAAAAAACCATCGAAAGCGTAGTGAATCAAACCTCTCAAGACTTTGAATATTTGGTCATTGATGGCGGCTCAACCGATGAAAGTGTAGAAATAATCAAGAGATATGCTGATAAAATCAACTATTGGATAAGTGAAGCCGATAATGGTATTTATCAGGCCATGAACAAGGGAATTGTGAAAGCAACAGGTGACTATTGCCAATTTTTGAACTCGGGCGATTATCTGATGGCGCCAGATGTGACCGCGAAGATGCTCGACAACATGCCCGACTGCAGTATTTTGTACGGCAATAAAATTCGAGAAATCAATGGTAAGATGCAGGTAGAACGCAGTTTTGCGGGCCGACAAGTGACCCTGTTTGATATGTATGTCTCTACGTTTTTTCACGCGCCTGCTTACATCAAAAAGACATTGTTTGATACCTACGGGTTGTACGATGAATCGCTCAAAATCGTGTCAGACTGGAAATTTTACCTCATTACCATCGGATTAAATAACGAAAAAGTGGTGTACAGAGACATTGATTTAGTGTGGTTTGACCCCAATGGAATCAGTAGTACCAATAAAGCATTGGATAAACAGGAACGAAAAGTGGTCTTGGAACAGGTACTGCCGCCCAATATTCGGTTGGACTATGAAGAGTTTGCGCGTGACGGTCAAATCATGCGCAGGCTAAAAAAAAGTAAATGGGCTTGGTTTATGATCCTTAATCTCTACCGACTTTTTTTTAGAGTAGATAAGTATTTGTAAAATAATTGATTATGAAGCAATTTCTTTCTGGAATCCTTGATAAGTTAGGGTTTATGGTCGTTACCAAACGAAAAATAAAGACTTATCAGTTGGCAAAACTAGAACAAGAGTACCCTATGTTGGAAGACAAAGGGATATTTATAAAAGCGCGGGCCAACGGAGGGTTAAAGGAAAAACTGGTGGAACAAGGCAAAACACGCTGGCTAGAAATCGGTTGCGGAGGTACGTTTGATGACTATTTTGTGTATATCGATTTGTTTCCCGAAACATTGGTCAATCAAAAAGGGAAATATTACCGGCTAGATATGGTCAATGCTACCGATGAGAGCCTTCAAAAACTCGGTAAATTTGACTTGATACGGATGCAGCACGTGTTTGAACATTTTACGCCTGAGGCAGGTAGAACGGTGCTGGAGAATTGCGCTAAACTCCTCAACAAAGACGGGTACATCCTCATCTCTACGCCCGATTTGAGAAAGTACATCGGATTTTATTTGTCAGGTCAAATCAGAAACAATTTTGATTGGGCTTTAAACAGAATCCCGAAAGATAGCCCTAACAGTTTCTATTTTTCCGTTTTTTCGCATAGCCTGCCGTTTGAAAAACACGAGTGGTGTTATGATGCCGAAGGGTTACTTTATCAGCTAGAGACGGTTGGGAAATTCAAAAACGCCCGAGAAATTACGCTCGAGGACGAAATGGCTAATATTCCTTTTACCCACAACCGGCCCAACGAAGATGTTTGTGTGCTGGCTCAATTGAAGTAGGTTACCCATGAAAGTGTATCTTGACCCTTGGACAGATGTAGATTATACGGCATATTATATTCAAGGTTTGTATGAAATTTATGGCATAAAAAACGTTCAGTTTTCTAGTCGTTATTTTAATGGAAATAAACCTAATCGGGCATTAAAGTTTGTGGTAGAAAGCGGAGTGAGAATAAGCAGATACGTGATTGATTGGAGTGACGCAACCACCGTGGAGCGGGAAGATTATGAATGGTGCGATTTTTACGGCAAAATCAATTATAATGAAAAGGCAACTCCCGAAGAATTAAGGGCCAAAATCAAAAAATTAGCCCCAGGTTTCGGTATCAAAATATGGAGTTTATACAATAGCGTGTTTCTTGCAGGTTCAAATTGTCTTAAATCAACCCCTCCCTTGAAGCAGACCAAGCGGTTTTTGTCAAAGTATATAAAGCAAAATAGGCATCTACCGATAGAAAGTTATTGTCCTGGACAATCAAAGGGCGATTATGTGTTCTCCGTGAGTGCCTTGTGGAACAGTGATGAATGGATTCGCAACGATGAAACTGTCAATTTATATCGTGCTCGCTTTTTCGAGGTCTGTAAATCAATTGAAAGCCTGCATTTTGAAGGCGGGTTTGTATATAGCCAAATCAAAAATAGGAATCCTCGTTTTCAACACTTAATGTTGGATACGGATTGGATTTTGAAAGAAGAATACATCGCTAAAATCAAGGACTCAACCCTCGTCTTTAATACGCCCGCTTGGGCTATGTGCCACGGATGGAAGTTGGGGGAGTATTTGGCCTTAGGCAAAGCCATTATTTCAACACCCTTAATGAATGACTTGCCCGCTCCACTTGAACATGGGAAACACATTCATTTCGTATCTGGCGAAGAAGATGAGATAAAAAAAGCCGTTGAACTTTTGCTTAATGATAAAGAATACAGACAGCATTTAGAAAAAGGTGCGTATGAGTACTATACAAAGTATGCCTCGCCTATTCAATCGATAAAACTTTTAGCTGAGTAATTAAATTCGACTTTGAAGCTATTTTTTGGTGTATCAACTAAGTTCTCTAAAATTTTAAAGAATAATAAATAGGGGAATAAAAAATATTATGGTACTTGAAAATTTAGAATTTAAGATATTGAAAAAATTAAGATTACTAAATTTATTCAATGTATCCAAAAAAATATCATACGCACGCCATAAAATTAATATTCCTGTTGTAGGAGGACTTGGATACCCAAATCTGTACTTAAAACCCAATTGGCTTTATATACTTGTTGATGAGTTGTTCGTTTCAGATGGGCAAACGTTTATTGATGTAGGGGCAAATATTGGTCAAACCCTAATCTCAGTCAAGACCGCGGGGAAACAAATAAATTATATAGGCTTTGAGCCCGCTGTATCGTGCTGTTATTACTTGAAAGAATTAATAAAGGTTAATAATTTTCAGAACTGCCACATTTACAATTTCGCACTTTCTAATAAACTAGGGCAGATATTCTTGGAAAGGAATAATGATGCGGATCCTACAGCGTCGATTGTAGAAGAACTTCGACCTCAATTTTTCAGACTGAGAGATCCAATTATAGCTATTAATTTGG encodes:
- a CDS encoding glycosyltransferase, translating into MKVYLDPWTDVDYTAYYIQGLYEIYGIKNVQFSSRYFNGNKPNRALKFVVESGVRISRYVIDWSDATTVEREDYEWCDFYGKINYNEKATPEELRAKIKKLAPGFGIKIWSLYNSVFLAGSNCLKSTPPLKQTKRFLSKYIKQNRHLPIESYCPGQSKGDYVFSVSALWNSDEWIRNDETVNLYRARFFEVCKSIESLHFEGGFVYSQIKNRNPRFQHLMLDTDWILKEEYIAKIKDSTLVFNTPAWAMCHGWKLGEYLALGKAIISTPLMNDLPAPLEHGKHIHFVSGEEDEIKKAVELLLNDKEYRQHLEKGAYEYYTKYASPIQSIKLLAE
- a CDS encoding FkbM family methyltransferase, whose translation is MVLENLEFKILKKLRLLNLFNVSKKISYARHKINIPVVGGLGYPNLYLKPNWLYILVDELFVSDGQTFIDVGANIGQTLISVKTAGKQINYIGFEPAVSCCYYLKELIKVNNFQNCHIYNFALSNKLGQIFLERNNDADPTASIVEELRPQFFRLRDPIIAINLDVLELDASINCVKIDIEGAELEALRGMENLIRKNRPYIICEVLDSFSDEVFEFTQKRASEVCSFLKALDYSIIQLVQDETTERIISFHKIDTITLIQWNKKSLQLNDYIFFPSIKIEMMTDILTKLSK
- a CDS encoding methyltransferase domain-containing protein, coding for MKQFLSGILDKLGFMVVTKRKIKTYQLAKLEQEYPMLEDKGIFIKARANGGLKEKLVEQGKTRWLEIGCGGTFDDYFVYIDLFPETLVNQKGKYYRLDMVNATDESLQKLGKFDLIRMQHVFEHFTPEAGRTVLENCAKLLNKDGYILISTPDLRKYIGFYLSGQIRNNFDWALNRIPKDSPNSFYFSVFSHSLPFEKHEWCYDAEGLLYQLETVGKFKNAREITLEDEMANIPFTHNRPNEDVCVLAQLK